Within the Dolichospermum compactum NIES-806 genome, the region AAATATTGATACCTTGCCCCATCCTGGATTTCCTACGGATATGCAAGCACCTTTCATGGCTTTACTAACTGTGGCTGAAGGTGACAGTATCATTAATGAATCAGTCTTTGAAAATCGCTTGCGTCATGCTTCTGAGTTAAATCGTCTGGGCGCAGATATCCGTGTTAAAGGTAATACTGCTTTTGTTCGGGGAGTGCCAGTGTTATCGGGCGCACCAGTCATAGGCACGGATTTAAGAGCTTCCGCAGCTTTAGTCATAGCCGGATTAGCAGCGACGGGAACAACCATTGTTCAAGGATTACACCACTTAGATCGAGGCTATGATCGCCTGGATCTGAAGTTACAGCAATTAGGAGCGAAAATTCTGCGCGTAAATGAAGCATCGAAAGATGTAGATTTACTTGCTAATAACACTATTACCCCACCCTCAGTTTCTATCTAAGGTTTGAGTATTTTGTCTTTGTGAACTTGATGGCGATTATTTTTATTTATTAATAATTTTCGCCATTAACTTTCTGAAAATCCAATTAATCTGTACAATTATTAAGTAAATTTTATAAAAACTAAACATGATTGGGGTAGCAGTTGTTGGTACGGGATTTGGTCAAAAAGTTCATATTCCTACATTTCAAGCACATCATAATACTAAAATCGTTGCTGTTTATCATCGAGATATTAATAAAGCAAGAACTATTGCTGCCAGTCATAATATCCCCTATGCAAGCGCTAATTTAGCAGAAATTCTAGCTTTACCCACAGTTGAAGCTGTCAGCATTTCCACACCGCCATTTTTGCATTATGAAATGGCTAAACAGGTTTTGCAAGCTGGTAAACATCTCTTATTAGAAAAACCTGTAACTTTAAATGTCAATGAAGCTAAAGAATTATATCAGTTAGCAAAGAGTCAAGGTGTAATTGCAACTGTAGATTTTGAATTTCGGTTTGTTCCAGAATGGCAATTTTTCGCTCAACTTCTGGCTGCAAATTATGTGGGGAACATCCGATTAATTAAAATTGATTGGTTGGGTTCTTCTCGCGCTGATACTTCTCGTCCTTGGAATTGGTATTCTAGTAAAGAAAAAGGTGGAGGTGCTTTAGGTTCTTTAGGTTCTCATGCTTTCGATTATATTAATTGGTTATTCGGTTCAGTTGGTAAATTAAATGCTCATTTAACTACTGCTATTTCTGAAAGAGTGAACCCTGCAAATGGAGAATTACAAGCAGTTGATACTGATGATACTTGTTTATTATCTTTGGAATTAGTAAATGGTACACCTTGTCAAGTTTCTATTAGTGCAGTTGTTCATGCAGAAAGAACTCATTGGATAGAAGTATATGGGGATAAGGGAACATTAGTTTTAGGTAGCAAAAATCAAAAAGACTATATTCATGGTTTTCAGATTTGGGGTTCTCAACCGGGTGAATCTTTAAAAGAAATAGCAGTTCCGCAACAATTTCTCTTTCCTCAACATTATCATGATGGGCGAATTTGTGCTTTTCTTCGGGTTGTTGATGAATGGGTAAAAGGAATTACTAATCATCAACAAACTACACCTTCTCTAAAAGAAGGGGTTTATTCGCAATTGTTAATGGATTTATCCCATGAATCTCATGAAAGAGGAAGTTGGGTAAATGTACCAAGTTTGGGAGAGTTTTTAGATTAGGTGAATGATGATGACTAATAATTACTACAGAAATCATGTAGATAATTATAAAGTTCTCGAAATAAAGGACATCTTTTTTGTAAATTTTCTGGGACTATTTTTAGTAATAGCAAAGGTGTATGTAACCCTTTAGAAAATCTTGTTGATTGGATATCAAAGTTTAGTTCTAGTGAAATGCTACTATCAACTATTAGCTGAGATAATTTGTCTTGACAACAATCTCTATCTTCATCATATTTACTAAAAGATTCAGGATCATTAAATGGGATATTTTTCTGCTTGCTTAACCAATAACGCATTTTTTCATGTCTACCGCGAAAATCTGGATGTTTAGCAATAGTATTATCCCAATCTCCAATCATCCATGATTCTAATTCAGGTGCAGCAAAAGCGATATAGTGAGGAATATCATGACATTCAGTTATTTTAGATATTGCTGATATAAACTTCTCCTTTTGAGAATTAACATCTCGACAGTCTAAATCATCAAAAACTAAAATTAAATCACATTTTTTAGGTTCAGATTCCAAAGCAATAGGTAATTCTTGGGTAATTTGTTCAATTAAACTTTTACCTGTTTTACCATAACCAGTTACCTTCCCAGGTTTTGGTTCTGGTTTTATTCTTGCTGGTGTTTTCCGTTCAAATTGACAACCAGGAAAATTCTTTTGTAAAAAAGGAATTAATCCTCTAACTTCCGCTTCTCCACCACCTGCAAATACCCAAACTACCACGGCCATCCTCCCACAGTAGGATCTCCTACACGATATAAATCACCTAATTGCCATCCTTCTTCTAGTTTTTGATCTAAAATTTCATGAGAGAGTGTTTTCATGGAAAAATGCGTTTTATCTTGAGAATAAAAACAATAAACATTTTCTAAGCAATCTGTAAAATGATCTAAAAGATCAGGACTATGAGTAGTGATAATAATTTGAGTTTTTCTAGCAGCTTGTTTAATCCATTCTGCTAAAATTGGCATCCAAGATACGTGCAAACCTAATTCTGGTTCATCAATAACTAATAAGGAAGGTAAAATAGGAGAATATAATATAGTCGCCCAGCATAACATTCTTACCGTTCCATCTGACATTTCTGTGAGATAAAATGGTTCTTTAATATCTTCAAAATGCCATTCTAGTGTTAATGATAAGCGCCCAGAACGAATAGAACGTAGCCGACGAGTTTTAGGCAAAATAGACTTCATAGCATTATTAATACTGTCTTCAAAGTCAATATTTTTCTGGGTTAAATTCTCAAATACTAAAGGTAAATTATTTCCTGATGTAGATAAATAAATATCATTTACTCCTATTTTTGGTTCTGAATTTCTAATTTGATGCAAATCCATGTTATTCGCATTATAAAATTGCCATTGAGAAATAAATGCAATTAACTCTCTTCTAACTTTATAAGCAGGTGTGGTTAGTGTAGTTATCAGTTTATTTTGACTATTTTCCAATAATTCTGAAAGTGCATTTAAACCTAAAATATTTGCAGGAATATTATCTAATACTTCAAAATGTGTTCCTACTTTCTGTTCAGATTGGTTATAGACTGATATAACGCCTTTACCTATATTTTGCAGTTTTGGATCATGAAATTTATAATAATAAA harbors:
- a CDS encoding Gfo/Idh/MocA family protein — encoded protein: MIGVAVVGTGFGQKVHIPTFQAHHNTKIVAVYHRDINKARTIAASHNIPYASANLAEILALPTVEAVSISTPPFLHYEMAKQVLQAGKHLLLEKPVTLNVNEAKELYQLAKSQGVIATVDFEFRFVPEWQFFAQLLAANYVGNIRLIKIDWLGSSRADTSRPWNWYSSKEKGGGALGSLGSHAFDYINWLFGSVGKLNAHLTTAISERVNPANGELQAVDTDDTCLLSLELVNGTPCQVSISAVVHAERTHWIEVYGDKGTLVLGSKNQKDYIHGFQIWGSQPGESLKEIAVPQQFLFPQHYHDGRICAFLRVVDEWVKGITNHQQTTPSLKEGVYSQLLMDLSHESHERGSWVNVPSLGEFLD
- a CDS encoding AAA family ATPase, with translation MDQPILKFIFTQNYKNLSLSQAVELKNLNIFIGSNGSGKSNFISTLKFLKDCLTSIPDESRGITSFEEAISRFGNDRILDNSVDSPAVIKLQYGFSEILQYSSRIKSPILDIDLFVDRKKQKLTIHQESLYSGDDLPNPESSPFYYYKFHDPKLQNIGKGVISVYNQSEQKVGTHFEVLDNIPANILGLNALSELLENSQNKLITTLTTPAYKVRRELIAFISQWQFYNANNMDLHQIRNSEPKIGVNDIYLSTSGNNLPLVFENLTQKNIDFEDSINNAMKSILPKTRRLRSIRSGRLSLTLEWHFEDIKEPFYLTEMSDGTVRMLCWATILYSPILPSLLVIDEPELGLHVSWMPILAEWIKQAARKTQIIITTHSPDLLDHFTDCLENVYCFYSQDKTHFSMKTLSHEILDQKLEEGWQLGDLYRVGDPTVGGWPW